Within the Miscanthus floridulus cultivar M001 chromosome 2, ASM1932011v1, whole genome shotgun sequence genome, the region GTATCTACTATTCCATCTATATCTAACAGATTCTACTGAAGATGATGAAAATTGAAATTGAAAGCAAATTGTTTTTGCGCgtccgggacccagctgacgcctGTGATTAgtcatccgaggcctgatgtagacgtcgagacgcgcaaaaagcccctacctggcgcaccaactgtcgatgttttcggaccaccgacgagtaaatttgtatttagcGTGTCTggttcggatggtgtgcttagaggacacttGGATTATACTGATTCggacagaaagtccctacgtccagttcatcgctgttgctcgtgttactagcactaaaagttcgtagtaggggttacaaacagacgagagagggaaaggatcacaagtctctggtgaaagaagtgaacgggtgctgagagctcgatcgccgctcagccgtgtgctcgtgtcgtgctcttatgCGGATCTGGCCCAATCcccttcatggggtgccctgctttctcttttataggccaagagaaacCGCGGGTTACAGCTGAagaaaaagagaagaatgagagaggaATGCTTCCAGGATTGTCGGATCCTTCTCCTTTAtacgggtcccgccgatcctgtagttgtcaacagggacggctccacgtcgcggccctgtccgtcactggcgccatgcgcaggcgttatCTGCCGGTCACGGTGTTCCATCCTgtcccggcggacgtcgtggtgaactgacacgcatgtcagtgttcatacgagggttaggcagaacagcatcaGTACGTCCgacgttgttcttgatgtgaattctTAGGTATGGTTCGTCATGGCCTCGGGTTACATCGAGTCGTGCatgtctcttccctggtgtcagagtttttacctaggcccatacgcctgGACCTGAAGTGGTTGACGGcgatatgggtccccgtcggacgagacggagcccgcgacccttggggttgggcgagacgaagcccacgaCCCTTGGGGGTCGAACGAGACGGAGCAcgcacccaagggtcaggcggaacggagcccatggcctcggggtcggacgagacagatACTGCGGCCTTAGGCGAGACCCCATGGCCTCGgagtcaggtgagacggagcccgcgacccttgggggtcggacgagacggatcccacggccttgggcgagacccccgcagtctcggggtcgggtgagacggaaagTGTGTCCTTAGGGTCAGCAAGACGacccgtacccaaggggtcgggtgagccaTGTTAAGAAGACCCGTACCCAAGTTAATACGCTAACTTTCTTGTTTTGGTATCTCTGATATCAATAACCGACACTGTGGTTTAAGGTCTCAGTGCACGATGCTCCTCCCCCTCTGCCTTCCGCTACACATCCAAAACAATAGAGTAACTTCAAAGACAAATCCAGACAACCTTTTctccaataataataataataataataataataataataataataataataaatcccTATTAAGCTCAGTACCGAGTTGCCGCATCCACACCCTGTTCGTTTTATTGTTTTTTGGCTTATAAACTAGCCGAGCCGATGTATCACagggctgatacgatcaagccaACGTGCTTGTGCAAGTCCTTCGCTACGGCCTCCGGCAGCCGTCCGTGCTTGTGCAGAAACGCATCGAGGTCGCCCCCGTCGCAGTACTCCAGCATCAGGTACATCATCTTCTTCGTCTGCGGCGAAAAAACACGCGGCAGCACAGAACGCACTCGTGTAAAATTGCTAAGAAGTCAGTTCGATCGCGATTGGAACTTGGAAAAGGGGGGCAGCCGGCAGCGTACGTCGATGGTGTCGAGGAGGCGGAGGATGTTGGGGTGGTCGATGCTCCTGAGGATCTCCCTCTCCTGTAGGATGCCGTCGTGGACGCGCTTGTCGACACGGCGGCGGTCGATCGCCTTGACCGCGACGCGCGTGCCGGTGCGGCGGTGCGCGGCGCGGTGCACCTCGGCGAACGAGCCCTTCCCCACCACCCTCTGCAGCTTGTACTCCCCCACCTCcctttcctcctcctcgtccatcGCCTCCGCTGAACTCGC harbors:
- the LOC136540763 gene encoding serine/threonine-protein kinase ATG1a-like — protein: MDEEEEREVGEYKLQRVVGKGSFAEVHRAAHRRTGTRVAVKAIDRRRVDKRVHDGILQEREILRSIDHPNILRLLDTIDTKKMMYLMLEYCDGGDLDAFLHKHGRLPEAVAKDLHKHVGLIVSAL